GCGGAAAGGAATAACAAACATTAATCCTATGACAAAAAACACAGGTTTGTAAGAGACAAATCTGTCGGATAAAATTTTGGAATGGATTTCAGGAATCCACCAAACTTGATaaaattctctataattttattgaataaaaagttgtctctcaaggctacaatagtttagcataatataaataaaaaaataataaatctagctagtaaaagaaaaataacaaatctaactaaaatagaGACATTTTATAGGCAGAAGAAATACACTaacttcatacttttttttttgacaagacaCTAAATTCATacgaatttaatttttatgcaccgtcggtgtaaagttattttgcaaatgcgtccaataatataccgacacatcatgtatggtcattaaaaacacatgatgtgtcacattcattaaatgatgtggcaacgcgtcattgaatgtaagtgtaaaaaaaaattacaccgacggtgcacaacaattaaactcaactTCATACTTGTATGATTCAAAATTTTGCCAAAAATATTTCTAagtcattttttttcctctaatGCACAAGAATAATTGATGAAACATTATTCGGTAAAATATCATTGATCGATATGTTTGATATAAATGTGTAATTCATATTATAGTTTTCAAAGTATCTTGAAGTAGATTCACCGGTGATCCATTTTTATTCGGACATAAATTGACAGTgacaaatcaaacataaaacttaatatgaTACACATGCATTAAAATTCATACGTGTAATCTTCATCATATTAATCTTCATGTTCAATTTTTACAGCAGCCCCAACATAAAACATCTACCAAAAATTTCCttcaaattaattttctttactATTTTAgtttatcaattttcttttagtttcttatatttcttttttgagTTTCAGttatcaatttatttataaattatgttgctaattttattttatcattgcACTATACTGAGACACATGCATGTTAGTCATTGCATGTgaccaatatttttttgaaatattaaagCAACCCCTTCTCTATCTCATTCACTTGACAATCCAACTCGTCATATCAAATTAAGTTGCGTTAAATTTACTTCATGATAACTATTCGATATTCAATTGTAAATTTCTTGTTGCACTCATTATTTGACATGACAATCATGTTTAGGTATCTTTTAAGTTGAAAATCAAAGCTGTAGTTATAATTACTCTTGGAATTCAACCGTACGTAACATTCAtatattattcttatttttatcgAAACTTAATTAACATATGCATGTGTTTGTGTGATGTGAAATtcacaaataatttaaaaagaattaatCCAATTAAGCATCCATTAACCACTGCAGGTGGACATATTTTTGGCTTtttctaacatgaacaagtggttcatgtggtgcaccatgcacaagtttCAGATAacgttataacgaatacgaattttacaaaatcgaccgttggataGAAAGACTATATCACATAGATCATTCAtggaaatttttagaaaaaatgaaaatcatttgatatgttattgagatccatcaaaattaacggtttatgagttttattaaataccgttaattttgatgggtctcaataacatatcaaatcattttcaatttttctaaaagttttcatggatgatctatatgatataatctttcaatccaacggtcgattttgtaaaattcgtattcgttataacgtTATCTGaaacttgtgcatggtgcaccacatgaaccacttgttcatgttagaCTTGGCCCATATTTTTATGGTTAGTTATGCACCATGTTTATTCAACCACAGAAATCCGATTATTGCTTGCTTCATTCTAAAATTCTAAGAGCGGAATCATTATATTTAGCATTATATGATCTTAAATTCTTAATGACATTCAATTTGAATAACGCTACACAAACTTACCACTATAAAAGTGGTACTAAATCTCACCACCATTTAACATATTTTAGTTGTTTTAGTAATCTaattttgttacaaaaaatataatataagtgCTTTAGAAATTTAAGATATATGAATTTGCTTATTAactttagaaagaaaaaaaaacctccACGATGAGAGTTTAATCTTATCAATAAGTTGTTCAAATTTCAcctatttattcaaaaaaagttCTTTCAGATGACCACATGATTGAATGTCAGATCAAAGTCAAACCTAAATTAATCCTAAATCTCTTAAGGAACTAGGGACCGTAATTCACAAATTTAAAAGACTATCCGAAGGCAAGACACACTCCCAACCTAACCACCTACAAACATGATACAACACCCTAGAAGCAAAAGCACAAGTGACAAACATGTGACTATAGGATTCCACATgatcacacacaaaaaaaaaaaactgataccACTAATATCAACAATAACTATGCGTCTAAAGAGATATTATCAGGTCGACACCTTATCACAGAATAACTGCCAAAAAACGACAATGACTCTAGAGTGCTCCAACTTTTTCAAACCTTTACTCGGAAGTTAAGATTTTCTCCTTAGAAAGATCTCCCGCCACATTCGACTCTTCAAATAGGGTGATATACGCTGAACTAACAAAGTAAACCCCATCTGATCTATGCTTTCACATCCAAGAATTCTCCTTCATTTAGGGCCTAATTAAACTCACCCACGGGTCATTCCAAAAGGAGGTCGCAGAGAGCCCGTTGTTGATTACTTTGGCTACTTCATCTATGAACCAATCAGTAGGTTGAATTTGAGTTTGACCCCAGCAAAAAAATCCATTCCACAAGGAGAAACCGACCTAGAAAAGCCACTTGACCCTAAGATGAGAAAAAGTCAAGTGTTCACGATACATAGCTGTCAAAATATCCCGCCACAACTCAATTTCCAAAAATGAACCTTCAATGCCACTTACCAAGCAATTCCAAATTAACAAAACACAAAGGTAGTGTCTCTGAATATGTTTCAACACAGTTTAACCAACAACGTCACAAAGGAGAGATAGAAAATCGAGATAAAATTCAAGACAATTAATTAGAGGTTGGATATCCGTCCATATTTCTATAATATAGACATAATAAAATGTTTCAAACTTCAAAGTTTAAATGTAAATccttgttatttatttttattttttttgtaaaacacATTTCTTTCCTTTTACAAAGCATACCCTTGGACCTTTTTGTTGACATCCATTTTAGAAACACCCAACAATATCTAGAAGCATTTCCATAAAATAGTTGAATTAaaagttttttataaaagaggtcacttgatgccagaatttATCCCAAATTAAATTAGGCGGTCAGTAGGCCGGATACTGGTTgggaaaacataaaaaaaaacatggaatTACTACACAAATATAAAAGGAAAACTCAAAGATCTAATCCAAATTTCTACCCTTACTCCAAATAAATCATCCCAAAATATTGTATAAACAAGGGACATGAGACACCACTATCTATCAacatttcttttcatatataataattgtaCATATCATATATGACATTCTTGTACATATTTAACTACATATAGTTTTCTGTGAGATACAATTGTGACTGTGACCTCATCAATTTGACAAATTTGCAAGACTAATTACATGATCATCAATTCAAATATACAATGATTGGCTTTTATTTCATTCCTATACTTTTGTTAATCAGTAAAATTTACTCCCTTGTACTGTATAACAgtaaaaatacaaatattaaaaatgtaaaaaaaaaagggaaaattaAAGGATGAGAACACTTATtgaatcaatttgaaaaatcaAGAAAGGGAAAAGATGAAACATCTTTCATCAAATCTTCTAAGTCCCAATCTGCAACAGTTAAATCTCCATGAAATAAATTCTCCACTTCATCAACAGCTCTATTTTGATCAATTCTCTTAACAACATTGCAATTGTTAACAATGTTGTTTATGTCATCAAAGTTATAACTACTAATATTGTAATTAGTATCTTCTCCAATATTGCATGCATTAATATTCTCCatttttatagtattattttcaGAAGTAATAGTACTATTATTAACACTCTCTAGAGGAGGAACATTGTAAATTTCCATCTCTACCCCTTCTGCACCATTAATATTTACACTCCCAAACATTTTTTccaaataataacttttgttgtCATGATTATTATTCTGTGAGAAGAATGTTCCTGTAGTACTATTATTGTTGAAAAATCCACCATTAGATGATGACATGATGGTGTTGAAAACTGTGTTTTGTATTGATGGTGGAGATGATGTATTGAACATAGGCATAAAATGATTATCAATATGATGTTGATCTTGTACTGTTGAAGAAGTTATAAACCCTCCTACCATGTTGTTATTGTCTTTGTTAGGATCGTATGAGGATTCATCGCTTGCGTTTGGTGAGGTGTTTGACGATATGTTCTTGAGTCTTTTCTTTATTGTTGAATTCCAGAAGTTCTTGATTTCATTGTCTGTTCTTCCGGGTAAACGTGCTGCTATTTGAGAC
This portion of the Trifolium pratense cultivar HEN17-A07 linkage group LG3, ARS_RC_1.1, whole genome shotgun sequence genome encodes:
- the LOC123918635 gene encoding transcription factor MYB46-like, coding for MRKPEVSSGKNNNKLRKGLWSPEEDDKLMNYMLNSGQGCWSDVARNAGLQRCGKSCRLRWINYLRPDLKRGAFSPQEEELIIHLHSLLGNRWSQIAARLPGRTDNEIKNFWNSTIKKRLKNISSNTSPNASDESSYDPNKDNNNMVGGFITSSTVQDQHHIDNHFMPMFNTSSPPSIQNTVFNTIMSSSNGGFFNNNSTTGTFFSQNNNHDNKSYYLEKMFGSVNINGAEGVEMEIYNVPPLESVNNSTITSENNTIKMENINACNIGEDTNYNISSYNFDDINNIVNNCNVVKRIDQNRAVDEVENLFHGDLTVADWDLEDLMKDVSSFPFLDFSN